A region of the Hydrogenimonas thermophila genome:
ATTATAACTAAAAAAAATCTATATACTGAATAGCCATTTATCTCATTTAAGTAGGAAAATATAAATATTAACTTATCATTTTCATAAGCGGTCATAATGATGTGTTTAGATCGCAATCTGTTTTGAGAGGAGTGGTTGCTTATGCAGGTTGAAATATCGAGAAGAAGGTTTCTTCAAGGTAGTGTAGCTTTAAGCGTAGTTGGAGGAGTAGGGATCAGTTCTGAAAATCTTTTTTCATCAGGGATGGAGAGTTCTCATAAAATACCAGAGTCTATTACTACTAAGACTGGTTCAGGTAATGCTAAATTAGTTCCTACTTTATGTGAAATGTGTGTAAACAAATGTGCTGCTATAGCACGAGTTGAAAATGGTGTAGTTACAAAGCTTGATCCAAATCCTAGTTTTCCTAAATCAAAAAATATGCTTTGTCCAAGAGGTAATGCTGGAATTCAAGCTCTTTATGATCCAGATCGTCTTAAGTATCCTATGATACGAGTAGGCAAGAAGGGAGAGGGAAAGTTTAAACGTGTTACTTGGGATGAAGCATATGATGCTATCTTAAATGGTACAGATAAGTTTAAAGGATTGAAACAGATATTAGAAGAGGAGAAAGATAACCGTTCCACTTTTGTCTTTTGTGCCGGTGAAGGGATGGCAGAACACACTTTTAAAACATTTTATACAGGCTTTGGTTCAGCCAACTGGTTAAATCACGCTTCACTTTGTTTAAGAACAGTTGTATCGGGCTATGGAGTTACGCTCGGAGCTTATCCTCAAGCAGATTTGGATAATGCAGAGTACATTATTATGGCAGGAGCGAATCGTGCAGAGGCAATAGTAACACCTGATACAATGGATTTTTTCAAGCGTACAAAAGGTCGTGGAGCAAAACTTATATGTATAGATCCTCGTTTTACAAATACAGCAGCAAAAGCAGATAAATGGTTGGCTATAAAACCGGGTACAGATTTAGCTTTTGTATTAGCACTTACTTATGTAGTGTTGACAGAAGAGCTTTATGACAAAGAGTATGTGAAAAAATATTTTAATGGTTTTGAAGAGTATAAAAACCATATTCTTAATAATGCTTATACTCCTGAATGGGCAGAAACAATCACAGGTATAAAAAAAGATGATATTTACACAATCGCTCGTGATTTTATGAAACATGCTCCAAAAGCAGTATATTACCCAGGTCGTCGCAGTACATTTTCAAAAAATGACTTTCAACTCAGACGGGCAATGGCTATATTTCAGGCATTAAGTGGAGGAATAGATAATCAAGGAGGATTGGTTTTTGGAAAAAAACTACCTCTTAAAGGGCATGAAGTAATCGCTCCAATGTATGCTCAGGCGCAAGGTGTAAATGTTGATAGAAAAAAAGGTGGTGGCCATGGGTATGCTGATTGTGCAGTAGTATCAGGAGGAGGTTCATGGCTTGCATTTAGAAATCGTGTATTGGAAGGACGCAATCCATACCCAGTTAGAGGAATGTTTGTCTATAAGCACAATCCTATTATGAATATGCCAAATCGAGCAAAGACAGAAAAGTTTATGAAAGATTTGGATTTGACAGTTGTTATTGACACTATGCCAAGCGATACAGCAATGTTTGCAGATGTACTTCTTCCTGAATGTACCTACTTAGAGCGTACAGATCCAGTTAAAACATTTGGAGGCGTAGAGCCTTCAATAGCAGTACGAAACAAAGTAATTGAGCCAATGTTTGAGACAAAACCGGTTATAGAGATTTTAAGAGGATTAACTGAAAAGATATCGAAACCTCTTTTTGAGATTACTAAAAAGTATGATGAAGATGTACAAGATGACATAGCCGATAGAGGTGAAGAAGAGGTATATGCTGAATTTGATTTGACAATACCTTTTAAACATAGTCAAGAAGAGTTAAATGAGCATGCAGTTTCAGGCTATCCTGGTGCAGCTGAAGCATTAAAAAAG
Encoded here:
- a CDS encoding molybdopterin-containing oxidoreductase family protein, translated to MQVEISRRRFLQGSVALSVVGGVGISSENLFSSGMESSHKIPESITTKTGSGNAKLVPTLCEMCVNKCAAIARVENGVVTKLDPNPSFPKSKNMLCPRGNAGIQALYDPDRLKYPMIRVGKKGEGKFKRVTWDEAYDAILNGTDKFKGLKQILEEEKDNRSTFVFCAGEGMAEHTFKTFYTGFGSANWLNHASLCLRTVVSGYGVTLGAYPQADLDNAEYIIMAGANRAEAIVTPDTMDFFKRTKGRGAKLICIDPRFTNTAAKADKWLAIKPGTDLAFVLALTYVVLTEELYDKEYVKKYFNGFEEYKNHILNNAYTPEWAETITGIKKDDIYTIARDFMKHAPKAVYYPGRRSTFSKNDFQLRRAMAIFQALSGGIDNQGGLVFGKKLPLKGHEVIAPMYAQAQGVNVDRKKGGGHGYADCAVVSGGGSWLAFRNRVLEGRNPYPVRGMFVYKHNPIMNMPNRAKTEKFMKDLDLTVVIDTMPSDTAMFADVLLPECTYLERTDPVKTFGGVEPSIAVRNKVIEPMFETKPVIEILRGLTEKISKPLFEITKKYDEDVQDDIADRGEEEVYAEFDLTIPFKHSQEELNEHAVSGYPGAAEALKKYGVYYPEREKYFKRVSLNEYQYYPENARYYSVTGGKPKTNSGKVECNLKTLSRKGVDPMPTWHDEYEYKVPEGKFRLLTGRHAQFTQSGTANNAMLHDLIHENYIWINKRVAKQKGIKFGDLVEVTSNAGSIRIKAYPTEKIAPDQVFFIHGFGEESEALTWAYRSGGNDNAIIEDILEPVYGGAAMHETNVEIRKV